In Vicia villosa cultivar HV-30 ecotype Madison, WI linkage group LG7, Vvil1.0, whole genome shotgun sequence, the DNA window TCTATGTATTTTTATTCAACAAAATAGTCACTATTAGATAGAAAAAGGCAAGAGGATTGAAAAATGATGAGAATGTGTTGTGTGCTTTAATAGAAATGGTGGTTGATTAATCTATAGATGCTTCACTTATTAAATATTCTCCAATATTGTTTGCAAACACAttcaattttcattaactttCCTATATATAATTGACTATTATAAGTTTGTACACAACCAGTCAcagtaatttaataataatttggAGACATGGTCCTTTCACTCATACAATTGGGTGGCACTGGTTATAATCAGTGGTCACATATACAGTGACTTTGCATGTAATCTTCCACTATTAAACATTATTATGAGTGCTCAAGTGGGTCACTGACTTTGCATCATGATTTTAATTTATGATCTTCATGTCATGCCTTTTCCtctgtttcttttcttttgttcatACTCTTTTGTTTTATACTAAAACAAAATTCTATAACAGCAAAAAACAaaactatcaaattcaattgagaTATCATCAAGCTATAAAGGTTGAAAATCCTTCCAATAGGGTTCAGAACAATTTGTTACCATGCTTACAATATGAATAAAAAGGCAACAACTTCACATATAATAGTATtcattaaactagacatatagtTGAAACAAGTATTGATCAGTTATATACATATTTTTCAGGTGTAACCAAGAGACTACTGCATACTGATGGCACAACAAAAGCCAtcacaaaatattcaaaatactGGCTTATGTATCATAGCTTCTAAGGATGTTAAGATTAACAAGTTACTCCAATTCTGCTCTACAAAATGTACACAAAATATATAACTAGAAATAAAGAATACTTGGATAAACACGAGTCTTTGTTCATGCTTCAACCTCTTTGTCGGTGGTATTAGTCTCATCATTTTCAGTATccccttcttcatcttcatccgcTTGTTTTGATAGCTCTTCCTGAATCATAATCTTTAGAGATGCCTTTCTTGGGGTGAGATCCTTGTCGAATTGCTTACCTGAACAATGGTCAGCAATTGTGTTGGTCATATAAAGAGAGACTGATAAATAAATAGACATTGCTCATACCCATAAAATTTACTTTGCTCTTAAACCAAGGATAAAAGGGTAATGATAGCAAATTATGCATACCAAGTAGCTTCAGAATGTCGGTAAACGTAGCCTGCAAAAGAGaagaaagtcttaatacttttgAACTACAGAAAACCTTAACTAGAGAGAGGCATATTAAGATTAAAATCAGAACATCAAGAGGTAGGATCAACACAACAGCAATTGCTAATCTAGTTCTATAAACTCCACTAGTAATGATGAATGAATTTATCAACTTTTGAAAATAATGAGACTTCTTACCGTATTGAAGTcaacttgtttgaaaatatcacatattGCAATGCGTAACTGATCATCACTGGGGCTTGACTTCTCTTTGTTTTTTCCCTTTCTTTTAGTAACCTTCTCTGCTAGACAAAtacaaaaagattcattttaaaGATGGTAAGCTAATAGGAAAAGTAAACATGTTCATTTTAAAGATTTCAATGAGCGCCTTAAACTGAAAATGATAGTTTATTTCACTAATCGCTAGAACATGAAAGAACATAGATTTCACGATGCCTACCTGAATTGTCTTTGGAGGAAGACTTGGTGAGAGTTGAGGTTTTCTGtttttcatttctcttcttccttGAAAAGACCTTTGGACCTCTCTCACTAATATCATCATCAGACTCAGAGTGTGTGGACAATAATTTCATAGAAGTTCTCTTTCGTGGTGTGCGAGGTTTTTTCTGAAATGTCGTTTCCTTTGCTTTGCCTTTGGCAGCAAATTCTTTCTCCCTGgaaaatgttttatttattttactcatTTTCTTCACATCTTCAGATTCATTATCAGATTCGGAATCATTTTTATCTTCACTATCAGATTTCTGAGGCCTTTCATCCTCAGATCTGTCAGAAAcatctttttcatcttctttctcaGAATCACTTTCGGTGTCAGTTGTAGTCTTTCTCTCCTCTTCATCTGAagaatcttcatttttcttccGACTCTGAAAATCCATAAAGGTTATAAAGCTAAATTTACTGGTTTCACTTTCATGGTTTTAAAGCACTTTACCACTTCTAGTATATATCTGAAATTGCATTTCAAATTTCAGCAATTAAAAAACATGAAATCTCACCTTAGCAGAGCGTCTTGACGTTGATGTTCCAGATCTCGAAGAACCATGCTTTGTTATGTGCTTGCGCTTTTTTCCTTTAACTGACTGATAATAAGGAAAAGATAAGTATGCCGAAACACTCCTCTTGACGTAAAGCAGAGTAAAATAACACACTAGTGGGaaaaggttgaaaagaaaaggtAAGTATTATAAACCTTTTCTTGTTCTTCAAGCAATACAGCCCTTGTCACATGAGGGGCAACCAAAAAGTTTATTAGCTTTGCAATAATATCTTCCTGCATATGTAGAATACTAATAGCATGAGAAATTAACACCGGGGATGTTAAATCAACAATAACAAAAATGCATCAGGACTGCATTGACAATACCCCTGATGCACACAATGTACTCAAGCATGAAATGTGTCAACAGGGCTAAACCAACAAACCTTCCTTGTATTTGCCTTTGCAACTTGTATGTCAAGCACATCGCAGATATCCAGCAACTTCTCTTTATTACACTTGTCaaatttttcttttactttaaTCATTTGCTTTTCCTGCAGTAACAACATTTGGTTTTAGAGGCTTAGGCGTAAGAGCAAGCATTCATTTTGTTATATATGACTTGGTTGCAAGTTACAAGCATACCTCATTTTCATACCACACAAAACCAGAAAACCTTGATATGTTTTTCTTAACCTCAGCTGCCTGCGAATTACACAATAAAACATTAGTTAAATAGAAGCACAATAACATCTGTTTGCCTGTTAATTTTACTATTCCAGGTAAGTGTAATCTTTTAACTGCCTAAGAATAAAGAATACTATATCATATGTTAACAGAACTAGTGGTGAAAAATAACAGTTATGAAAAACTTTGATTGTTTGTGAAGTAGGATATACCTTTCCTCTCCTACAAAAGAGGATTGTATGGAGAAATTTTAAAGTATCATCAACCTTCCTTCTAGTTAATTTAAATGCCACTGAAAAATAAAACGCAAGAGATATAAAGTTAGCTGTTTTGAAGAAGCAGAAACATGTATCTGCGGCATAAAGTGCATTATTGACAAGAAAAGTAATAAAAGAAAAACCATAGATCCTCATGGAAAGAAGAATTTGAACAAATGGAACACTGTACCATTGGGTATATCTTTTAAATGCATACCACTGCCCTGCAAAGCGAAAGAAATAATGTAAACAAAATAAGTTTCAATATAATAACACACAATTAGAGCTTTGCTATGAATCTGGAATGATTGAATGAATACCTCATCAATGAAAAATTCTTTGGAAATATCTCTCTCATATGATTCTACCAACCTCTCAACTGATTTCCTTTCACGTACAGGACGATTGGCTGCACTTGCACTTGCAGGAGTCCTTGCCTCTGTCTTTTTCACCTGCTCCTCATGGATGTTTCGTCTCCTGCGCCTTTTTAATCCTTTCTCAACTTGCATgtcttcagaatcatcttcttTTGACTTATAGTCAACCTTATCATTAGCATCCTCCACCTCTTCTTGACTTTCCACCTTTTCACTGCTTTCATCTTTGTCTTCAGGGATCCCCTCTGTCCCCTTCtgttcctttattttctttttcccaTTCTCCACATTGTCCTTTCCTCTCCCACGCTTTTTTGATACTTTCCCAACTATAATATCTTCTTCAGTTGACTTATTGCCAACCTTAACCTTATCATTCTCCTCCTTTTCTAGACCTTTTTCCTTTTTACCGCTCTCACCTATGTCTTCAGGGGCATCCTCAACCTTTTCTTGACCTTTATCCTTTTCACCGCTCTCAtctttgtcttcagggacatcctcTTCTTCCATGACATCTAATGCTGGTTTCTTAGCTTCAacactttctttttcttctttactATCCATAGTTTCTCTAACATCAGTTTCTTCCCCCAATTTGTCATTCTGGAACCCATTATCATCTTTCTTATCATCTGCTGATTCTTTCAAGCTAACATCTTTTATTTCCTCCCCGGcatcaagcttcttatcctcttttAATTCTTCCCCTTCATCGGCTTTCTTATCCTCCTTAGAGTTTTCCCCTTCATCAACTTTCTTATCCTCCTTAAAGTTTTCCCTTTCATTGACTTTCTTATCGTCTTTTAATTCTTCCTCTTCATTGACTTTCTTATT includes these proteins:
- the LOC131615697 gene encoding DEK domain-containing chromatin-associated protein 3 isoform X2, with the translated sequence MGEEESDNTVSRADSNGSITPEKTLDDMGDKKVLEPEGGKTLEDNEVKDLKGDDIKEMEVDKKADNEVKDLKDDDIKEMEVDKKADGEEELEVEEDKKADDSDVIIDDNKVGDREEIKEDEKVEGEKLKEDKKVNEAEEIKDNKKVNEEEELKDDKKVNERENFKEDKKVDEGENSKEDKKADEGEELKEDKKLDAGEEIKDVSLKESADDKKDDNGFQNDKLGEETDVRETMDSKEEKESVEAKKPALDVMEEEDVPEDKDESGEKDKGQEKVEDAPEDIGESGKKEKGLEKEENDKVKVGNKSTEEDIIVGKVSKKRGRGKDNVENGKKKIKEQKGTEGIPEDKDESSEKVESQEEVEDANDKVDYKSKEDDSEDMQVEKGLKRRRRRNIHEEQVKKTEARTPASASAANRPVRERKSVERLVESYERDISKEFFIDEGSGMHLKDIPNVAFKLTRRKVDDTLKFLHTILFCRRGKAAEVKKNISRFSGFVWYENEEKQMIKVKEKFDKCNKEKLLDICDVLDIQVAKANTRKEDIIAKLINFLVAPHVTRAVLLEEQEKSVKGKKRKHITKHGSSRSGTSTSRRSAKSRKKNEDSSDEEERKTTTDTESDSEKEDEKDVSDRSEDERPQKSDSEDKNDSESDNESEDVKKMSKINKTFSREKEFAAKGKAKETTFQKKPRTPRKRTSMKLLSTHSESDDDISERGPKVFSRKKRNEKQKTSTLTKSSSKDNSEKVTKRKGKNKEKSSPSDDQLRIAICDIFKQVDFNTATFTDILKLLGKQFDKDLTPRKASLKIMIQEELSKQADEDEEGDTENDETNTTDKEVEA
- the LOC131615697 gene encoding DEK domain-containing chromatin-associated protein 3 isoform X1, which translates into the protein MGEEESDNTVSRADSNGSITPEKTLDDMGDKKVLEPEGGKTLEDNEVKDLKGDDIKEMEVDKKADNEVKDLKDDDIKEMEVDKKADGEEELEVEEDKKADDSDVIIDDNKVGDREEIKEDEKVEGEKLKEDKKVNEAEEIKDNKKVNEEEELKDDKKVNERENFKEDKKVDEGENSKEDKKADEGEELKEDKKLDAGEEIKDVSLKESADDKKDDNGFQNDKLGEETDVRETMDSKEEKESVEAKKPALDVMEEEDVPEDKDESGEKDKGQEKVEDAPEDIGESGKKEKGLEKEENDKVKVGNKSTEEDIIVGKVSKKRGRGKDNVENGKKKIKEQKGTEGIPEDKDESSEKVESQEEVEDANDKVDYKSKEDDSEDMQVEKGLKRRRRRNIHEEQVKKTEARTPASASAANRPVRERKSVERLVESYERDISKEFFIDEGSGMHLKDIPNVAFKLTRRKVDDTLKFLHTILFCRRGKAAEVKKNISRFSGFVWYENEEKQMIKVKEKFDKCNKEKLLDICDVLDIQVAKANTRKEDIIAKLINFLVAPHVTRAVLLEEQEKSVKGKKRKHITKHGSSRSGTSTSRRSAKSRKKNEDSSDEEERKTTTDTESDSEKEDEKDVSDRSEDERPQKSDSEDKNDSESDNESEDVKKMSKINKTFSREKEFAAKGKAKETTFQKKPRTPRKRTSMKLLSTHSESDDDISERGPKVFSRKKRNEKQKTSTLTKSSSKDNSAEKVTKRKGKNKEKSSPSDDQLRIAICDIFKQVDFNTATFTDILKLLGKQFDKDLTPRKASLKIMIQEELSKQADEDEEGDTENDETNTTDKEVEA